Proteins encoded within one genomic window of Ovis aries strain OAR_USU_Benz2616 breed Rambouillet chromosome 1, ARS-UI_Ramb_v3.0, whole genome shotgun sequence:
- the LOC132657589 gene encoding basic salivary proline-rich protein 2-like, translating into MSVSVSIPGGSKGYTPGGRVIKSGSRTQQGPEDPRYAREVVSISSAPAAGREPQGKPSPACQEFITLYFSLPCNERRVAPVSGNKYFSGQTFPRLRESQRRGVGDEPRGATKRAPDPERQDSRGAGRGQGPEPRSLPPPRTVPQGRPPPSRFQPSEARVRELDCPQARPPSIPETASRVSGSKKPTAARGRLSPTPSGRQRAVETWQEPLGGVSAVAMPLRVSRKPSRTAPFSPQPFLRAGPEPMQACSTPHSSRSPHALPAREPSTWPPERPDHPPPAALSPAMSASSWPSPLTAAASAVGPQIRRPRQSPGREPNVPP; encoded by the exons ATGTCAGTGAGT GTCAGTATTCCAGGAGGATCCAAAGGGTACACCCCCGGGGGGAGAGTTATAAAGTCAGGAAGCAGAACCCAGCAGGGCCCAGAAGACCCGAGGTACGCAAGGGAAGTTGTCTCGA TCTCCTCGGCTCCGGCGGCGGGCCGAGAACCCCAAGGAaaacccagccctgcctgccaggAGTTTATAACTTTGTACTTTTCTCTCCCTTGTAACGAGAGGCGAGTGGCGCCCGTTTCTGGAAACAAGTATTTTTCCGGACAGACTTTCCCAAGGTTGAGGGAATCCCAGCGGCGGGGGGTGGGTGACGAGCCCCGCGGCGCCACAAAGCGGGCTCCGGACCCCGAGAGGCAGGATTCCCGCGGCGCTGGGAG GGGGCAGGGCCCAGAGCCCCGTTCCCTTCCTCCCCCGCGAACAGTCCCGCAGGGTCGGCCGCCCCCGAGCAGGTTCCAGCCTTCGGAGGCCCGGGTTCGAGAACTCGACTGCCCTCAGGCGCGACCTCCCTCCATCCCCGAGACAGCAAGCCGGGTCTCCGGCTCCAAAAAACCCACGGCCGCGCGAGGAAGGCTGTCGCCCACCCCGAGCGGAAGGCAACGCGCTGTGGAAACGTGGCAGGAGCCTCTAGGCGGCGTCTCCGCCGTCGCGATGCCCCTGAGGGTCTCGCGGAAACCCTCGAGGACCGCCCCCTTCAGTCCCCAGCCCTTCCTTCGCGCCGGGCCGGAGCCGATGCAAGCCTGTTCGACCCCGCACTCCTCGCGGTCCCCCCACGCACTGCCCGCCCGCGAGCCTTCGACGTGGCCTCCAGAGCGCCCGGACCACCCTCCTCCCGCTGCCCTCAGCCCCGCCATGTCCGCCTCCTCCTGGCCCAGTCCCCTCACCGCCGCCGCCTCCGCTGTGGGGCCACAGATTCGGCGACCCCGACAGTCCCCGGGCCGGGAACCGAACGTACCGCCTTAG
- the BTG3 gene encoding protein BTG3 isoform X1: protein MKNEIAAVVFFFTRLVRKHDKLKKEAVERFAEKLTLILQEKYKNHWYPEKPSKGQAYRCIRVNKFQRVDPDVLKACENSCILYSDLGLPKELTLWVDPCEVCCRYGEKNNAFIVASFENEDENKDEISKKVTRALDKVTSDYHSGSSSSDEETCKEVEVKPNSVAATPSPVYQISELIFPPLPMWHPLPRKKPIMYRGNGNQSHYPPPIPFGYPNQGRKNKPYRPIPVTWVPPPGMHCDRNHWINPHMLAPH from the exons ATGAAGAACGAAATCGCTGCTGTAGTCTTCTTTTTCACAAGACTAGTTCGAAAACAtgataaattgaaaaaagaagcAGTCGAGAGGTTTGCTGAGAAGTTGACCCTGATacttcaagaaaaatataaaaatcactggTATCCAGAAAAACCATCAAAAGGACAAGCCTACAG ATGCATTCGTGTCAATAAGTTTCAGAGAGTTGATCCTGATGTCCTGAAAGCCTGTGAGAACAGCTGCATCTTGTACAGTGACCTGGGCTTGCCAAAGGAACTCACTCTATGGGTGGACCCATGTGAGGTGTGCTGTAG GTATGGAGAGAAAAATAATGCATTCATTGTTGCCAGCTTTGAAAATGAGGATGAGAACAAGGATGAGATTTCCAAGAAAGTTACCAGGGCCCTTGATAAGGTTACCTCTGATTATCATTCAGGATCCTCTTCTTCAGATGAAGAAACATGTAAGGAAGTGGAAGTGAAACCGAATTCTGTGGCTGCGACCCCCAGCCCTGTGTACCAG ATTTCGGAATTGATATTCCCACCTCTTCCAATGTGGCACCCGTTGCCCAGAAAAAAGCCAATAATGTATCGAGGGAATGGCAATCAAAGTCACTACCCTCCTCCCATTCCATTTGGTTATCCAAATCAGGGACGGAAGAATAAACCATATCGCCCAATTCCAGTAACATGGGTACCTCCTCCTGGAATGCATTGTGACCGCAATCACTGGATTAATCCTCACATGTTAGCACCTCACTAG